A stretch of Ectothiorhodospiraceae bacterium BW-2 DNA encodes these proteins:
- a CDS encoding cation transporter, whose product MSGCCDNHCAVDALRVRQRGTLRAVLGINGVMFVVIVVAALYGESTALLADSLDNLGDALTYALSLYAVSRSGTVKAKVALFKGGLIFLAACFVVAQVIYRFFVPSVPIFEVMGVFSLLGLVANSLCLYLLWRHRHEDVNMSSVWECSRNDIASNLSVFIAAGAVWYTGSGWPDVVVALALAWLLLRSSIRVISSAMAELRTAA is encoded by the coding sequence GTGAGTGGTTGCTGTGATAACCATTGCGCAGTGGATGCCCTTCGCGTAAGACAGCGGGGAACTCTGCGGGCTGTGCTCGGCATTAATGGCGTTATGTTTGTGGTTATTGTGGTAGCTGCGCTGTATGGAGAGTCAACGGCGCTGCTCGCCGACAGTCTTGATAATCTTGGGGATGCTTTGACATACGCTCTTAGTCTGTACGCTGTCTCTCGAAGTGGTACCGTAAAGGCTAAGGTTGCGCTATTTAAGGGGGGGTTAATTTTCTTAGCGGCTTGTTTCGTGGTTGCCCAAGTCATCTACCGGTTTTTCGTTCCGAGCGTGCCTATCTTTGAGGTCATGGGGGTGTTTAGTCTTCTCGGGCTCGTCGCAAACTCTCTCTGTCTCTATCTGCTTTGGCGGCATCGGCACGAAGATGTCAATATGAGTTCGGTGTGGGAGTGTTCACGAAACGATATCGCTTCAAATCTATCGGTTTTTATTGCGGCTGGAGCGGTCTGGTACACCGGATCGGGCTGGCCTGATGTTGTGGTGGCGCTAGCTCTTGCATGGCTGCTATTGCGCTCTTCGATTCGAGTCATCTCGTCAGCTATGGCTGAGCTTCGTACAGCAGCCTGA